One window of the Vigna radiata var. radiata cultivar VC1973A chromosome 1, Vradiata_ver6, whole genome shotgun sequence genome contains the following:
- the LOC106761666 gene encoding uncharacterized protein LOC106761666, with protein MKKVFEMTDLGLMTYFLGMEITQKKNEIFICQKKYAKEILKNFHLGECKPMNTSMNKKEKLIKEDGTDKVDEAYFRSLIGCLMYLPSTRPDILFLVSLLSRFMHYASELHLKAANRVVRYINGTVNYGVKYYKVQNFKLFGFSGSDWAGSLDDMKSTSGYCFSMGSGVFSWCSKKQEVVAQSIAEAEFIFSYSSCESSYLVEEYFNRFGYEAR; from the coding sequence atgaaaaaggtcTTTGAGATGACAGATCTTGGTCTTATGACTTATTTTCTGGGCATGGAGATCActcaaaagaagaatgagaTTTTTATTTGCCAGAAAAAATATGCAAAGGAGATTCTAAAGAATTTTCACCTTGGTGAATGCAAACCAATGAACACttcaatgaataaaaaagagaagCTTATCAAGGAGGATGGAACAGATAAAGTTGATGAAGCTTATTTTAGAAGCTTGATTGGGTGTCTAATGTATCTTCCATCCACAAGGCCTGACATCTTATTCCTAGTTAGCTTGCTGTCAAGATTTATGCACTATGCTAGTGAATTGCACTTGAAGGCAGCAAATAGAGTTGTAAGATACATCAATGGAACTGTTAATTATGGAGTTAAGTACTACAAGGtacaaaactttaaattatttggtttttctGGCAGTGATTGGGCTGGTAGCTTGGATGATATGAAGAGTACTTCAGGGTACTGTTTTAGTATGGGTTCAGGTGTTTTCTCTTGGTGCTCCAAAAAGCAAGAGGTTGTAGCTCAATCAATAGCAGAAGCTGAGTTTATTTTCAGCTATAGCAGCTGTGAATCAAGTTATTTGGTTGAGGAATATTTTAACAGATTTGGGTATGAAGCAAGATAA